One genomic window of Lytechinus variegatus isolate NC3 chromosome 1, Lvar_3.0, whole genome shotgun sequence includes the following:
- the LOC121432003 gene encoding hydroxysteroid dehydrogenase-like protein 2, with the protein QEQQQVPQQEQQLEPHQVPQQVPQQEQQLEPQQVPQQEQQLEPLQEQLLLPQQSVFPAAEKEYVIGVNGLTMILDKCNLRVLQLRKLNYLKMPGTSPVSRRLPRIRYPVQDCRHTCYVE; encoded by the exons CAGGAACAACAACAGGTACCACAACAGgaacaacaactggaaccacACCAAGTACCACAACAGGTACCACAACAGGAACAACAACTGGAACCCCAACAGGTACCACAACAAgaacaacaactggaaccacTCCAGGAACAACTCCTGCTACCACAACAG AGTGTGTTCCCGGCAGCAGAGAAAGAATATGTGATTGGAGTGAATGGATTAACGATGATTCTGGACAAATGCAATCTGAGAGTGCTTCAGCTGAGGAAGTTGAACTACTTGAAGATGCCCGGCACTTCCCCGGTTTCCCGAAGATTGCCACGTATACGGTATCCAGTGCAGGACTGTAGACACACATGTTATGTGGAATGA
- the LOC121431995 gene encoding keratin-associated protein 5-1-like, whose translation CGSSCCSCCGSSCCSCCGSSCCSCCGSSCCSELFLEWFQLLFLLWYLCGTWCGSSCCSCCGTCCCSCCGSSCCSCCGSSCCSCCGSSCCSCCGS comes from the exons Tgtggttccagttgttgttcctgttgtggttccagttgttgttcctgttgtggttccagttgttgttcctgttgtggttccagttgttgttcc GAGTTGTTCCTGGAgtggttccagttgttgttcCTGTTGTGGTACCTGTGTGGTACTTGGTgtggttccagttgttgttcCTGTTGTGGTACCTGTTGTTGTTCCTGTTgtggttccagttgttgttcctgttgtggttccagttgttgttcctgttgtggttccagttgttgttcctgttgtggttcc